A single Antechinus flavipes isolate AdamAnt ecotype Samford, QLD, Australia chromosome 5, AdamAnt_v2, whole genome shotgun sequence DNA region contains:
- the PHLDA1 gene encoding pleckstrin homology-like domain family A member 1, whose protein sequence is MLESGSCKALKEGVLEKRSDGLLQLWKKKCCILTEEGLLLIPPKQLQQQQQQQQQQQQQGAAAEQPQPSPPATAAGLEPPAKLKELHFSNMKTVDCVERKGKYMYFTVVMAEGKEIDFRCPQDQGWNAEITLQMVQYKNRQAILAVKSTRQKQQHLVQQQQQQQQQLSRDQYPHPHSHSHQHPNPHAQPQQLPPPPAQQQLPGHRLLRSTSNSA, encoded by the coding sequence ATGCTGGAGAGCGGCAGCTGCAAAGCTCTGAAGGAGGGGGTGCTGGAGAAGCGCAGCGACGGGCTGCTGCAACTGTGGAAGAAGAAATGCTGCATCCTCACCGAGGAGGGTCTGCTGCTCATTCCTCCCAAacagctgcagcagcagcagcaacagcagcagcagcagcagcagcagggggCCGCGGCAGAGCAACCCCAGCCGAGCCCTCCAGCCACAGCCGCCGGCCTCGAGCCACCTGCAAAGCTCAAGGAGTTGCATTTCTCCAATATGAAGACGGTGGACTGCGTGGAGCGCAAAGGCAAATACATGTACTTCACTGTGGTCATGGCTGAGGGCAAGGAGATCGACTTTCGGTGCCCCCAGGACCAGGGCTGGAACGCAGAGATCACGCTGCAGATGGTGCAGTACAAAAACCGTCAGGCCATCCTAGCCGTGAAGTCCACTCGGCAGAAACAGCAGCACCTagtgcagcagcagcagcagcagcagcagcagctttcgCGGGACCAATATCCCCACCCGCATTCTCACTCCCATCAGCACCCGAACCCGCACGCACAACCCCAGCAGCTGCCTCCGCCACCAGCTCAACAGCAGCTGCCGGGCCACCGCCTCCTTCGAAGCACCTCCAACTCCGCCTGA